One stretch of Prinia subflava isolate CZ2003 ecotype Zambia chromosome 19, Cam_Psub_1.2, whole genome shotgun sequence DNA includes these proteins:
- the RPLP0 gene encoding large ribosomal subunit protein uL10 has product MPREDRATWKSNYFMKIIQLLDDYPKCFIVGADNVGSKQMQQIRMSLRGKAVVLMGKNTMMRKAIRGHLENNPALEKLLPHIRGNVGFVFTKEDLTEIRDMLLANKVPAAARAGAIAPCDVTVPAQNTGLGPEKTSFFQALGITTKISRGTIEILSDVQLIKTGDKVGASEATLLNMLNISPFSFGLVIQQVFDNGSIYNPEVLDITEETLHKRFLEGVRNVASICLQIGYPTIASVPHSIINGYKRVLAVAVETDYTFPLAEKVKAFLADPSAFVAAMPVVAEAAAPAAAAAAAPAKEAAKEESEESDEDMGFGLFD; this is encoded by the exons ATGCCCAGGGAAGACAGGGCTACGTGGAAGTCcaattattttatgaaaatcaTC CAACTCCTGGATGATTACCCAAAATGTTTCATTGTGGGAGCAGACAATGTGGGATCCAAGCAGATGCAGCAGATCCGCATGTCCCTGCGTGGAAAAGCCGTTGTGCTGATGGGGAAGAACACAATGATGCGCAAAGCTATTCGTGGGCATCTGGAGAATAACCCTGCACTAGAAAA GCTGCTGCCTCATATCCGTGGGAATGTAGGCTTTGTCTTCACGAAGGAGGATCTGACTGAGATCCGGGACATGCTGCTGGCTAACAAG GTGCCAGCTGCTGCCCGTGCCGGTGCAATTGCTCCTTGTGATGTGACTGTGCCAGCCCAGAACACGGGCCTCGGACCCGAGAAGACCTCCTTTTTCCAGGCCTTGGGCATCACCACGAAGATTTCCAGAGGGACTATTGAAATCCTG AGCGATGTGCAGCTTATCAAGACTGGAGACAAAGTGGGTGCCAGTGAAGCCACCCTGCTCAACATGCTGAACATCTCCCCGTTCTCCTTCGGGTTGGTGATCCAGCAGGTCTTTGACAATGGCAGCATTTACAACCCTGAAGTGCTGGACATCACCGAGGAGACCTTGCACAAACGCTTCCTGGAG GGTGTTCGTAATGTTGCCAGCATCTGTCTGCAGATTGGGTACCCGACCATCGCATCTGTGCCCCACTCCATCATCAATGGGTACAAGCGTGTCCTGGCCGTGGCTGTGGAGACTGACTACACCTTCCCGCTGGCTGAAAAG GTGAAGGCCTTCCTGGCAGACCCCTCAGCTTTTGTGGCAGCCATGCCTGTGGTagctgaggcagctgcacctgctgctgccgctgctgctgctccggCGAAGGAGGCGGCGAAGGAGGAGTCGGAGGAGTCTGACGAGGACATGGGATTTGGTCTCTTTGACTAA